GTTGGATGAAGAAATGTCAAAAATCAGAGTAGAAATTCAAGAAGCTCAACAACTTTTTTCTCATAATAAAGGCTACCAAGATCCTAAAAATAAAAAATCCTCAAGCTAAGAAAAAATTAACAGAGTAAATCTAAGTGAACGCAATGAAATTTTTATTCACAAAGGAGAGAGTGACTGTGAAAATAGCAATTATTTACAATAATAATAAAAAATCAGTTACTTTAGCTGAGGAGTTGCGCAAGCTTTGTCAAAAAAATCAGTTAGTTATTGATGAAAAAAAACCGAATGTTGTAATTACAATTGGAGGCGATGGTACGCTCTTGTCCGCTTTTCATCGCTACGCCCACTTGTTAGACGAAGTCCGATTTGTTGGCGTTCATACAGGACATTTAGGTTTTTATACAGATTGGCGCGATTATGAGTTGGAAGAGTTAGTTGCCAGTTTGGTCACTGATGAAGGTGAAAGTGTTAGTTATCCTTTATTAGATGTTGAGGTTTGCTACCAAAACCAACCTGAAAAAGCACGGTTTGTCGCATTAAACGAATCTACCTTAAAGCGGGTTGGTGGAACTATGGTTTGTGATGTCTACATTAAAGATGAGTTGTTTGAACGGTTTCGAGGAGATGGGATTTGTGTTTCAACTCCAACAGGTTCAACAGCGTATAATAAATCGGTAGGTGGGGCTGTCATTCATCCTCGACTTGAGGCGATTCAGTTGACTGAAATCGCCTCAATTAATAACCGTGTTTTTCGAACGTTAAGTTCACCTTTGATTGTCGCTCGCGATGAGTGGATTAAATTAAAACCAGCTACTGAAGAAGGCTTTATTTTAACTATTGATCAGTTAACCTCAGCAGAAAAAAATATTATTGAAATTAATTACCGCATTGCCAAAGAACGGATCCATTTTGCGCGTTATCGTCATACGCATTTTTGGAGTCGTGTGGAAGATGCATTTATTGGAGCGAAGAAAAATCATGGAGTTTAGTTGGATTTATCAAGAAACAGAGTCACATCAAGTCAAACAATTTTTAAGAACAAAAGGCGTTTCGCGAGGCTTATTGGCAAAAGTTAAATTTCAAGGTGGAAAAATTGAGGTAAATGGTCAAATTCAGAATGCTATTCACTATTTAGCTTTTGGTGATCAGGTGACGATTACTGTTCCAGATGAAAAAGGTTACGAGACAACAGTTCCTGTGGAAAATCCAATTGAAATTGTTTACGAAGATCAGCATCTTTTAATTGTTAATAAACCCGCTGGTGTTGTATCTATTCCGTCTCAATTGTATCCTGAACAAACAATGGCTAATCGTGTAAAAGGATATTATTGTCGTCAAAATTATGCGGATCAAGTAGTGCATATTGTCACTCGATTAGACCGTGACACGACTGGGTTGATGCTTTTTGCTAAGCATGGTTTTGCTCATGCACTTATGGATGTCCTTTTACGAGAAAATAGACTAACGAAACGCTACGTAGCTTTAGTTACTGGCTCTATTTCAGGTTCAGAACATCAAAAAATCGAGCTCCCAATCGGTCGTACTCCAGATTCTATTATTACTCGTATGGTCAAACCAGAAGGAAAATATGCGTTAACGGAATTCTGGATAAAAAATAGATTTCCATTAGCAACTTTAGTGGATATTCGCTTGCATACTGGGCGAACGCACCAAATTAGGGTTCATTTTGCACATTTAGGTCATCCTTTAATAGGAGATGATTTGTATGGAGGTAGTCATAATCAGTGGATTAAGCGTCAAGCTTTACATTGCCAAGAACTAGAATTTGTGCATCCTTTTACTCAAGAAAATATGCATATTAAGGCTCCTTATCCAACAGATATACGTCAGTGGTTAGATGCTGAAAAAGAACTAGTATAGCTAGCCGTGAGGGAAAGGGGATAATCAATTGAATGAAGCGCAATTAGAAATCGAAAAACAAATGGAGTTACTAAAAGAACTCTTGAATCAAGGAAATATAACTGAATTTCGAGAAGAATTTCTAGCAACCCATACCTATGAACAGGGACAATTTTATCTAGGTTTAACAAAAGAAGAGCGTCAAAAAATGTACCATTTCTTGTCTCCAAATGAGATGGGTGACATGTTTGAGATTATTGAAGAAGATGAAGAATCTGTTGAAATCTATTTAGAAGAGATGGATCTTCAATATGCAGCTGATATGTTAGGCGCGATGTACGCCGATAATGCTGTTGATATTTTAAAACAGCTAGAAAAACAACAAATAAAAGAGTATTTGGCTTTAATGGATGAAGAAAGTGCCAATGAAATTAAAGAACTTCTGCATTATAAAGATGAAACTGCTGGGGCGATTATGACGACTGAATTCGTTTCAATTGTAGCGAATCAGACGGTTCGTTCAGCCATGGCTATTTTAAAGAGCAAGGCACCCGAAGCAGAGACAATTTATTATGTATATGTTGTCGATACAGATGATACATTGGTTGGCGTTATTTCTTTACGTGATTTGATTATTAATGAAGATGATGCCTTAATTTCCGACTTAATGAGTGAACGACCTGTTTTTGTTACAGTAGATGATGATCAAAATGACGTTGCAAAAACGATTCGGGATTATGACTTTTTAGCTGTGCCCGTTGTTGACGATGGGGATCATTTATTGGGAATTATTACCGTTGATGATATTATTGATGTTATTGATGATGAGGCAACAAGTGATTATTCAGGTTTAGCCGGGGTTGATGTTGATGAAACAACTGAAAATCCTTTTATCGCTGCTTCAAAACGTTTGCCTTGGTTAATTACGCTATTATTTTTAGGTATGAGTACAACTTCTCTAATTAGTCGCTATGAAGTGATGGTTAGTGATGCAAGTATTTTAGCCGTTTTTATTTCATTAATTACAGGAACTGCAGGAAATGCAGGGACTCAATCTTTAGCCGTTGCTGTTCGTAAATTAGCAACTAAAGAAGATGGGCAAACGAACTTTGGTAAAATGATTTTAAGTGAAATTATGACTGGTTTAGTTACAGGATTGGTTACAGGAGTAACAATCTTTTTTGTGGTAGGGATATGGAAACACAACTTTATCTTAGGTTTTGTAATTGGAATGGCGATGCTATGTGCAATTACTGTAGCAAATTTAGCCGGCAGTTTGATTCCAATTTTGATGGATCGCTTAGGCTTCGATCCAGCTGTAGCCAGCGGACCATTTATAACAACATTGAGTGATTTAACGAGTGTTTTAATTTATTTTAATATTGCGGGACTCTTTATGTCTTATTTTATTGGTACAAACTGATTGAAACTAGAGTATAAGTAGAGGGGCTGAGGCTTAGTCGCCTTGGTCTTTTTTATGTGTTGGCTATATAAATTTTAAACATTTATTCGGCTAGTTTTTGTGAGCCAGTCCTTCAGAAAAAAGATAAATTCACCAAAAAGTAAAGAGCCACTTTTCCTGGAATTTCCTATTTTTCTGCCAGGCCTAGACGGCTCACCAAACTTTTTATTCGGCTAGTTCTTGTGAGCCAACCCTTCGAAAAAAAGATAAATTCCCCAAAAAGTAAAGAGCTACTTTTCCTGGAATTTCCTATTTTTCTGCCAGGGCTAGACGGCTCACCAAACTTTTTATTCGGCTAGTTCTTGTGAGCCAACCCTTCGGAAAAAAGATAAATTCCCCAAAAAGTAAAGAGCTACTTTTCCTGGAATTTCCTATTTTTCTGCCAGGGCTAGACGGCTCACCAAACTTTTTATTAAGGAGTGATGATGTGGCACAAAAGAAGAGAAAGAAACGCACAAAACAAAAGCAACTAAATCAAAGATATTTAGTTATTTTTAGTGTCATGTTATTTTGTTTTTTTATTGGTAAAATGGTTGGTCAAAATGAAAACTCACTAACGGATATAACCAAAGATATCTCAGAGCAGATTGACAGTGTTTTTAATTCTAATACTCAGAAAAAAACAAAAACAGATGCTAAAATAACTCCGGAACAAACAGAAAATTTAACTTTTCGTTTTTTAGATGTTGGTCAAGGGGATGCAACATTGATTCAAAGTGAAGATGGAACGACGATTTTAATTGATACAGGTCGTTATGATGATAAAAATAAACGCATTATTGAGTATCTAAATACCTATATTGGGGTAGGTGGGAAAATTGATTTGCTGATTTTTACCCATAATGACTCAGATCATATTGGTCATGGTGATTTAGTTATGGATTATTTTGATGTGAAGGAAGTTTGGCTAAATGGACATGATTCTACTACTAAAGTATATGAAAAATTATTAGATTCTATTGCTGCTAAAGATAGTCTTTATGAAGAGCCAAAAAGTGGCGAGGTTAGAAAAATAGGTCCCTTTTCAATAGAAGTGCTGAATCCCACGGAAGAAAGTAAAAGCAATCAAAATGATGATTCAATCGTTACTAGGATTTCAACGAGTAATTTTAGTAGCATGTTTACTGGTGATGCTGCTTCACGGGTGGAAAAAGAAATGTTGGCCAAAAATATTCCTCTAGAATCAACTTTATTACATGTTGGGCATCATGGCTCAAAAGAAAGTAACAGTCCTGAATGGTTGGCTGCAGTGAATCCTAAAATTGCCATTTATTCAGCGGGAATCAATAATAGTTATCACCATCCAAGTAGTGAGACAATTGAGCGCTTAAAAAGTCTGAATATTCCTTTTTATGGGACAGATAAGAGTGGTACAATTACTGTATCAGTAGCTAAGGATGGGACTTATTCAGTGAAAACAGAGGAGTGAGTGACATGAAAATGGTACTAGAAGAAATTGAGGGAAATATAGCACGTTTAATTCCAGATTCAGGAGCAGCGCCTTTTTACCTTGAAATCAAGTATTTACCAGAAAAGTGTCAGTTAGGCGATGTCTTAAATGTTTATTATCAAAAGGAAAATAATCAAACAAGGCGTTTGATTGAGAAAATTCCTAATGAAGGAGAACAACGTTTAGCTTTAATGAAAGCCAAACGTGAAGCTTTATTAAAAAGGAAACAAAAAAACTAAACAATTTTGTTTAGTTTTTTTGTTTGCGCATCATATGATGTGGAATATTTGCTTCCATAAATCCATCCCCATCAACTGTGTAACCTAATTTTTCATAAAAACCGATAGCGTGATCTTGAGCACCTAAAACCAAATTTGCAACATCATTTTCAATCGCATATCGTTCGATTTCTTGCATTAATTTTTCACCTAAATGTTGTCCTCGATAGGTTGATAAAACAGCTACACGTTGTACTTTATAGGTGTCATTTTGAATTCGATTGAGTCTGGCTGCAGCAACGGGTTCGCCATTTAAATAACCAGTAACATGCTCAGTTGATGATTCTAACGCATCAATTTCAATTGCTGCGTCAACACCTTGTCCTACAATGAAAACCTCTTTGCGAACAGCTAAAGCATCATGATAGGTAGTTGAAGTTAAATCAGTTGTCCATATAAAATTCATAAAATTATCCCCCAAATTAAGAATCGATTAACTAAAGATTAGGGTAGCATAATTTTAAACATTAAGCTATAAAAATAACGAATTTTTCCATTGAAAAAAAATCTATGTTTTATTGCTTTAAAAAAAAGAATTTACAAGGTATACTAAATATACAAATAAAAAGATAGGAGCTAAAATAATGTCCAAAAGCACCATTGAGTTCGTATCAGATTTAACAAATATTGCTTCACCAACCGGCAATACCTATGAAATTATCGCCTATCTTAAAAATATACTAGAGGGGTTCGGATATAGTCCACAGAAAAATCGTAAAGGTTCATTGATGGTTACCGTTAAAGGCCATAATCATGAGGAACAAAGATTTGTGACAGCTCATGTAGATACATTAGGAGCGATGGTTCGAGGCATCAAACCTGATGGTCGCCTTAAACTTGATTTAATCGGTGGTTTTCGTTTTAATGCTATAGAGGGCGAATATTGTACTATTCAAACAAGTACTGGAAAAACGTATACGGGAACAATTCTAATGCATCAAACCAGTGTTCATGTCTATAAAGATGCTGGAACAGCAGAAAGAAATCAAGAAAATATGGAAATTAGAATTGATGAGAAAGTAACAACTGCTGAAGAAACAGCTGCATTAGGGATTCAAGTAGGCGACTTTATTAGCTTTAATCCAAGAACGGAAATAACAGCGAGCGGTTTTATTAAATCTCGTCATTTAGATGATAAAATTAGCGTAGCAGTATTAATAAAGTTTTTAGAAAAAATAAAGAATGAAAAGATTGAATTACCTTATACCACTCATTTTTTTATTTCAACAAATGAGGAGATTGGATACGGGGGCAATTCTAATATTTCCTCAAAAGTTGTTGATTATTTGGCAGTTGATATGGGTGCAATGGGAGATGATCAGCAAACAGATGAGTACACTGTTTCTATTTGTGTAAAAGATGGAAGTGGTCCGTATCATTATCATCTAAGAAAACAATTAACGGAGTTATGTGAAACCAATGGAATTCCTTATAAATTAGATATTTATCCATTTTATGCCAGCGATGCTTCGGCAGCGATGCGTGCAGGAGCTGATGTTCGCCATGCGTTGATTGGAGCTGGAGTTGAATCCAGCCATGCTTATGAACGTAGCCATGTTGAATCTATTCAAGCAACAGAGCAATTAGTTGAAGCCTATTTGTTAAGCGAGTTATGTGAGTAATGAAATTAAGGCTACAATATCAGGCTAGTTATACTTGCAAACTACTCGAAAAAAAGGCAAAATCCTAAAAAGTAAAGAGACTCTTTTATTGGAATTTCCTATTTTTCTGACGTGGCTAAAACTGCGAGTTCAAGATACTATTTTAGAAGGAGTTGTTTGATTAACATGGAAGTTTTCAAAAAATCAAAATTGATGTTTTGGAGCGTATGGCTATTAGTCATTGCTGTTTTTATTTTTATGTGCACGAAAATCGATTTTTTATTTGCACCAGTAGGAACGTTTATCTCAACTATTTTTGCCCCATTAGTGATTGCCGGTTTTTTCTTTTATATGCTTAATCCAGTGATTAATCTGCTAGGTAAATTCAATGTGAAGCGTAAATACGCGATTGGCATTGTGTTTTTATTGTTAATAGGTGCTATTATCTTTTTAGCAGTGACAGTTATTCCTAATTTAGTTGAACAAATTAGTGAATTAATGAATAGTTTACCGACTTATTTAAAAGAATTAGAAAAAATGTCAAATGATATTTTTAATCAACAATGGTTGAAAGAATTAGGGATAGAGGACAAGTTTAAAAGTTCAGACATTTCGATTGGTGCGATTGCTACAAATGTTTTTAGTGGCGTAACCAAAAGTTTAGGTTCTATCATTGGTGCAGTAACAAATACTACTTTAGTTGTTTTGACCGTACCAGTTGTTCTTTTTTATATGTTTAAAGACGGGCATAAATTTGGACCTTCAGCAACAAAGTTTTTCCCAGAGGATTACCGTGGTAAAGTGTTGGAACTACTTGGACAAATGAGTAAT
This Carnobacterium maltaromaticum DSM 20342 DNA region includes the following protein-coding sequences:
- a CDS encoding NAD kinase encodes the protein MKIAIIYNNNKKSVTLAEELRKLCQKNQLVIDEKKPNVVITIGGDGTLLSAFHRYAHLLDEVRFVGVHTGHLGFYTDWRDYELEELVASLVTDEGESVSYPLLDVEVCYQNQPEKARFVALNESTLKRVGGTMVCDVYIKDELFERFRGDGICVSTPTGSTAYNKSVGGAVIHPRLEAIQLTEIASINNRVFRTLSSPLIVARDEWIKLKPATEEGFILTIDQLTSAEKNIIEINYRIAKERIHFARYRHTHFWSRVEDAFIGAKKNHGV
- a CDS encoding RluA family pseudouridine synthase yields the protein MEFSWIYQETESHQVKQFLRTKGVSRGLLAKVKFQGGKIEVNGQIQNAIHYLAFGDQVTITVPDEKGYETTVPVENPIEIVYEDQHLLIVNKPAGVVSIPSQLYPEQTMANRVKGYYCRQNYADQVVHIVTRLDRDTTGLMLFAKHGFAHALMDVLLRENRLTKRYVALVTGSISGSEHQKIELPIGRTPDSIITRMVKPEGKYALTEFWIKNRFPLATLVDIRLHTGRTHQIRVHFAHLGHPLIGDDLYGGSHNQWIKRQALHCQELEFVHPFTQENMHIKAPYPTDIRQWLDAEKELV
- the mgtE gene encoding magnesium transporter, coding for MNEAQLEIEKQMELLKELLNQGNITEFREEFLATHTYEQGQFYLGLTKEERQKMYHFLSPNEMGDMFEIIEEDEESVEIYLEEMDLQYAADMLGAMYADNAVDILKQLEKQQIKEYLALMDEESANEIKELLHYKDETAGAIMTTEFVSIVANQTVRSAMAILKSKAPEAETIYYVYVVDTDDTLVGVISLRDLIINEDDALISDLMSERPVFVTVDDDQNDVAKTIRDYDFLAVPVVDDGDHLLGIITVDDIIDVIDDEATSDYSGLAGVDVDETTENPFIAASKRLPWLITLLFLGMSTTSLISRYEVMVSDASILAVFISLITGTAGNAGTQSLAVAVRKLATKEDGQTNFGKMILSEIMTGLVTGLVTGVTIFFVVGIWKHNFILGFVIGMAMLCAITVANLAGSLIPILMDRLGFDPAVASGPFITTLSDLTSVLIYFNIAGLFMSYFIGTN
- a CDS encoding ComEC/Rec2 family competence protein — encoded protein: MAQKKRKKRTKQKQLNQRYLVIFSVMLFCFFIGKMVGQNENSLTDITKDISEQIDSVFNSNTQKKTKTDAKITPEQTENLTFRFLDVGQGDATLIQSEDGTTILIDTGRYDDKNKRIIEYLNTYIGVGGKIDLLIFTHNDSDHIGHGDLVMDYFDVKEVWLNGHDSTTKVYEKLLDSIAAKDSLYEEPKSGEVRKIGPFSIEVLNPTEESKSNQNDDSIVTRISTSNFSSMFTGDAASRVEKEMLAKNIPLESTLLHVGHHGSKESNSPEWLAAVNPKIAIYSAGINNSYHHPSSETIERLKSLNIPFYGTDKSGTITVSVAKDGTYSVKTEE
- a CDS encoding GNAT family N-acetyltransferase yields the protein MNFIWTTDLTSTTYHDALAVRKEVFIVGQGVDAAIEIDALESSTEHVTGYLNGEPVAAARLNRIQNDTYKVQRVAVLSTYRGQHLGEKLMQEIERYAIENDVANLVLGAQDHAIGFYEKLGYTVDGDGFMEANIPHHMMRKQKN
- a CDS encoding M42 family metallopeptidase is translated as MSKSTIEFVSDLTNIASPTGNTYEIIAYLKNILEGFGYSPQKNRKGSLMVTVKGHNHEEQRFVTAHVDTLGAMVRGIKPDGRLKLDLIGGFRFNAIEGEYCTIQTSTGKTYTGTILMHQTSVHVYKDAGTAERNQENMEIRIDEKVTTAEETAALGIQVGDFISFNPRTEITASGFIKSRHLDDKISVAVLIKFLEKIKNEKIELPYTTHFFISTNEEIGYGGNSNISSKVVDYLAVDMGAMGDDQQTDEYTVSICVKDGSGPYHYHLRKQLTELCETNGIPYKLDIYPFYASDASAAMRAGADVRHALIGAGVESSHAYERSHVESIQATEQLVEAYLLSELCE
- a CDS encoding AI-2E family transporter, encoding MEVFKKSKLMFWSVWLLVIAVFIFMCTKIDFLFAPVGTFISTIFAPLVIAGFFFYMLNPVINLLGKFNVKRKYAIGIVFLLLIGAIIFLAVTVIPNLVEQISELMNSLPTYLKELEKMSNDIFNQQWLKELGIEDKFKSSDISIGAIATNVFSGVTKSLGSIIGAVTNTTLVVLTVPVVLFYMFKDGHKFGPSATKFFPEDYRGKVLELLGQMSNTIASYISGQALVCLFVGTFTFIGYLIIGLPYGFLLGFIAGVTNIIPFIGPYIGMAPAIIIGLTVSPLQAILVCVVVLVVQQIDGNLISPNVIGKSLAIHPLTIITILLVAGNIAGLIGMILGVPFYAVSKTIILYIRDILKLRKDHLATIGNSSENQVGK